In Anabas testudineus chromosome 12, fAnaTes1.2, whole genome shotgun sequence, one genomic interval encodes:
- the fubp3 gene encoding far upstream element-binding protein 3 produces the protein MMMAELVQGQASVAQPGAKDDFADTIRRVRQMAAKMGGDQMPNMNSSPPVIDPSLYGFGGQKRSLDNGVGNHLGAMVHQRAFTTEDFKVPDKMVGFIIGKGGEQISRIQLESGCKIQIASDSGGMLDRPCTLTGSPENIEQAKRLLSEIVEQCRYGPGFHNDLDGNSSIQQILIPANKVGLVIGKGGETIKQLQERTGVQMIMIQDDPMPTGADKPLRITGDPHKVQQARELVVKLIRDKDQGDFRVGRTDFGSKMGGNSLDVAVPRFAVGIIIGRNGEMIKRIQNDAGVRIQFKQDDGVSPDRVAQVMGQPDHCHHAVHLINELVQTAQERDGFGGVMGRRGRGDCNAGGLQEVTYAVPADKCGLVIGKGGETIKNIKEQSRAHVELQRNPPPNTDPNVRIFSIRGTPQQLEKARQLIDERIGGPGMGGNSSFGMNPYNQGPATPPQHGPQTFMTGGWGTTFQIWQPQGQQDHSHNGSQTGQMDWEQYYKKLGQQNQAQSTGPEYNKVWGQNASLASQQTSNPDYSAWVDFYRQPMAYFNQGAQQTQAPGLQDH, from the exons ATGATGATGGCGGAGCTGGTTCAGGGACAGGCCTCGGTGGCTCAGCCTGGAGCGAAAGATGACTTCGCTGACACGATACGCCGGGTCCGACAG ATGGCAGCCAAGATGGGAGGAGACCAGATGCCCAACATGAACAGCTCCCCTCCAGTCATAGACCCATCTCTTTATGGCTTTGGAGGCCAAAAGCGTTCACTAGACAATGGAG TTGGGAACCACCTTGGTGCAATGGTACATCAAAG GGCTTTCACAACAGAAGACTTCAAAGTGCCTGATAAGATGGTGGGCTTCA TCattggaaaaggaggagagcaGATCTCAAGAATTCAGCTGGAATCGGGCTGTAAGATCCAGATTGCTTCAG ATAGTGGAGGCATGTTGGACAGACCCTGTACGCTGACTGGGAGCCCAGAGAACATTGA GCAGGCCAAGAGGCTGCTGAGTGAGATTGTGGAGCAGTGTCGGTATGGTCCAGGTTTTCACAATGACCTGGATGGCAATAGTTCAATCCAACAGATTCTTATCCCTGCAAACAAAGTCGGCTTGGTCATCGGCAAGGGAGGAGAAACCATCAAACAACTGCAG GAGAGAACAGGAGTGCAGATGATAATGATTCAGGATGACCCTATGCCCACTGGAGCAGACAAGCCCCTGAGAATCACTGGGGATCCCCACAAAGTGCAG CAAGCTCGTGAACTTGTGGTGAAGCTTATTCGGGACAAGGACCAAGGAGACTTCAGGGTTGGCAGGACAGATTTTGGATCAAAAATGGGAGGGAACAGTCTGGat GTGGCTGTGCCCCGATTTGCTGTCGGCATCATCATTGGTAGGAACGGAGAGATGATCAAGAGGATTCAGAATGATGCTGGGGTCCGGATCCAGTTTAAGCAAG ATGATGGAGTCAGTCCTGACCGAGTTGCTCAAGTGATGGGCCAGCCCGACCACTGCCACCATGCAGTCCACCTCATCAATGAACTGGTTCAGACAGCTCAG GAGCGGGATGGATTTGGGGGTGTGATGGGACGCCGAGGGAGAGGTGATTGTAATGCAGGAGGACTGCAGGAAGTGACATATGCCGTACCTGCTGATAAGTGTGGCCTAGTGATTGGCAAAG GTGGAGAAACCATCAAGAACATCAAAGAGCAGTCCCGTGCCCatgtggagctgcagagaaaccCTCCACCCAACACAGATCCCAACGTGCGCATCTTCTCCATCCGAGGCACTCCTCAGCAGTTGGAGAAGGCCCGCCAGCTGATCGATGAGAGAATTGGG GGCCCAGGAATGGGGGGCAACAGCAGCTTTGGTATGAATCCCTACAACCAAGGACCAGCCACTCCTCCTCAACA TGGACCTCAGACGTTCATGACTGGAGGATGGGGTACTACCTTTCAGATATGGCAGCCTCAAGGCCAGCAGGACCACA GTCACAATGGATCCCAGACGGGCCAGATGGACTGGGAGCAGTATTATAAAAAGCTAG GTCAGCAGAACCAAGCTCAGAGTACTGGTCCTGAATATAACAAAGTCTGGG gCCAGAACGCCAGTCTTGCATCTCAGCAGACCTCTAATCCTGACTACAGCGCCTGGGTTGACTTCTACAGACAGCCAATGGCCTACTTCAACCAGGGCGCACAGCAGACACAAGCCCCAGGCCTTCAG GATCATTAG
- the LOC113159577 gene encoding PR domain zinc finger protein 12: protein MGSVLPADALALKSGFKCPSRTLSDVITSDILHSFLYGRWRNVLGEHLTEERQSGSPKTAFTAEVLAQSFAGEVQKLSSLVLPSEVIIAQSSIPGEGLGIFSKTWIKAGTEMGPFTGRVLSPEHVDLLKNNNLMWEVFNEDGTVRYFIDASQEDQRSWMTYIKCARNEQEQNLEVVQIGSSIFYKAVETIPPDQELLVWYGNTHNTFLGIPGVPGTEEEHQKKSRNDESHSCDGPSSCSPSSSSSSSSTTTTAGRMRCVICHRGFNSRSNLRSHMRIHTLDKPFVCRFCNRRFSQSSTLRNHVRLHTGERPYKCHVCQSAYSQLAGLRAHQKSARHKPVTAGADVPPQVSPPPPQITAMPHQHQMPLVHHIPTMVL, encoded by the exons ATGGGCTCTGTGCTACCTGCCGACGCTTTGGCGCTCAAGTCTGGATTTAAGTGTCCGAGCCGCACTCTGTCGGACGTGATCACCTCGGACATCCTGCACAGTTTCCTGTACGGCAGGTGGAGGAACGTGCTGGGCGAACACCTGACGGAGGAGCGGCAGAGCGGCAGCCCCAAGACCGCCTTCACCGCCGAGGTGCTGGCTCAGTCCTTCGCTGGAG AAGTGCAGAAGCTGTCCAGCCTGGTGCTGCCCAGTGAGGTCATCATCGCGCAAAGCTCGATCCCTGGAGAAGGTCTGGGCATCTTCTCAAAAACCTGGATCAAAGCAGGAACCGAGATGGGCCCTTTCACTGGGAGAGTCCTGTCTCCCGAACACGTGGACCTGCTCAAGAATAACAACCTCATGTGGGAG GTGTTCAATGAAGACGGCACGGTGCGTTATTTCATCGACGCCAGTCAGGAGGATCAGCGCAGCTGGATGACCTACATCAAGTGCGCACGGAATGAACAGGAGCAAAACCTGGAGGTGGTGCAGATCGGCAGCAGCATCTTCTACAAGGCTGTGGAG ACCATCCCACCAGACCAGGAGCTTCTCGTCTGGTATGGAAACACCCACAACACATTCCTGGGAATCCCTGGAGTCCCTGGCACAGAGGAAGAGCACcagaagaaaagcagaaatg ATGAGTCCCACTCCTGTGACGGCCCTTCGTCGTGCTccccgtcctcctcctcttcctcctcctccaccaccaccaccgctgGACGCATGCGCTGCGTTATCTGCCACCGCGGCTTCAACTCCCGCAGCAACCTCCGCTCCCACATGCGCATCCACACTCTGGACAAGCCCTTCGTGTGTCGCTTCTGCAACCGCCGCTTCAGCCAGTCGTCCACGCTCCGCAACCACGTCCGCCTGCACACCGGCGAGCGGCCCTACAAGTGCCACGTCTGTCAGAGCGCCTACTCCCAGCTGGCGGGCCTGAGAGCGCACCAGAAGAGCGCACGGCACAAGCCGGTGACGGCTGGTGCCGACGTGCCCCCTCAAGTgtcccctcctccacctcagaTTACTGCCATGCCTCATCAGCACCAGATGCCCCTGGTGCACCACATTCCCACCATGGTGCTatga